One Felis catus isolate Fca126 chromosome D1, F.catus_Fca126_mat1.0, whole genome shotgun sequence DNA segment encodes these proteins:
- the LOC101100083 gene encoding olfactory receptor 10AG1-like, with the protein MEKKTAEVNLTSVMEFVLLGFSDIPNLQMFLFVIFFFVYVIILMGNGIIVLIVRVDQALQTPMYFFLSNFSFLEICFVSVTLPRMLTNLWTQKRNISLFACATQMGFVLTLGNIECLLLTVMAYDRYVAICNPLHYPLVMNHKVCVQMVVACWITGVPVETGQTYQIFSLPFCGSNQINHFFCDIPPLLKLACGDTFLNEMLVFTVAVLFVTIPFLLILESYIKIISTILRLPSATGRTKAFSTCSSHITVVAMFFGSAIITYLRPKSKHSSRADKFLSLFYTIVTPMFNPMIYTLRNKDAMMALRKLLP; encoded by the coding sequence atggagaaaaaaacagcAGAAGTAAATCTCACTTCAGTGATGGAATTTGTTCTTTTGGGATTTTCTGATATTCCCAAtcttcaaatgtttctttttgtaatatttttctttgtctatgtGATAATTCTGATGGGAAATGGCATCATTGTTCTCATAGTCAGGGTTGACCAGGCTCTTCAGACGcccatgtattttttccttagtaatttttccttcttggaaATCTGTTTTGTATCTGTCACTCTTCCCAGAATGCTCACAAACCTTTGGactcagaaaagaaatatttctttgtttgcctGTGCAACACAAATGGGTTTTGTTCTTACGCTTGGAAACATAGAGTGCCTCCTTCTGAcagtgatggcctatgaccgctacgtGGCCATTTGTAACCCTCTGCACTATCCTTTAGTTATGAACCACAAGGTCTGTGTCCAGATGGTAGTGGCCTGCTGGATCACTGGAGTTCCAGTGGAGACAGGGCAGACATACCAAATTTTCTCTCTGCCATTTTGTGGGTCTAACCAAATCAATCACTTCTTCTGTGACATCCCTCCACTACTCAAGTTGGCCTGTGGGGACACATTCCTGAATGAGATGTTAGTCTTTACAGTCGCTGTGCTGTTTGTTACGATCCCCTTTCTGTTGATACTTGAATCCTACATCAAAATCATTTCCACCATTCTGAGGTTGCCATCAGCAACAGGACGAACCAAAGCTTTCTCCACCTGCTCGTCTCATATCACAGTTGTGGCGATGTTCTTTGGATCTGCAATCATCACATATTTACGGCCCAAGTCTAAACATTCTTCCAGAGCAGacaagtttctctctcttttctataCCATTGTCACCCCAATGTTTAATCCTATGATATACACTCTGAGAAATAAGGATGCCATGATGGCCTTGAGAAAATTGTTACCTTAA
- the LOC101099834 gene encoding olfactory receptor 10AG1-like: protein MENRLKTGISNVTKLVEFVLLGFSDIPNLHWTLFGIFLVIYLTILMCNSIIILVTRIDSALQTPMYFFLGNLSFLEICYVTVTIPRMLMDLLTQKGNISFFACAAQMCFVLMFGGSECLLLTVMAYDRYVAICNPLHYPLIMNHKVCVQLVTVSWISGVPVVIGQTCQIFSLPFCGSNTINHFFCDLPPVLKLACGDTFVNEIAVYVVAVIFVMVPFLLIVVSYGKIISSILKLSSAKGRAKVFSTCSSHLIVVILFYGTATITYLQPKPNQSEGVGKLISLFYTVLIPTLNPIIYTLRNKDIMVALRKLLTKILI from the coding sequence ATGGAGAATCGATTAAAAACAGGAATTTCAAATGTTACTAAACTGGTGGAATTTGTTCTCTTGGGTTTTTCTGATATTCCCAATCTCCACTGGACTCTTTTTGGGATATTTTTAGTCATCTACCTAACTATCCTGATGTGCAATAGCATCATAATATTGGTAACAAGAATTGACTCTGCTCTCCAGAcccccatgtatttttttcttggcaaTCTCTCCTTCTTAGAAATCTGTTATGTAACAGTCACTATCCCCAGAATGCTCATGGACTTACTGACtcagaaaggaaatatttctttctttgcctgtgcTGCACAAATGTGTTTTGTCCTTATGTTTGGAGGCTCAGAGTGTCTTCTCCTGAcagtgatggcctatgaccgctacgtGGCCATTTGTAACCCTCTGCACTATCCTCTAATCATGAACCACAAGGTCTGTGTCCAACTGGTGACTGTCTCCTGGATCAGTGGAGTCCCAGTTGTAATTGGGCAAACATGccagattttctctctgcccttttgtGGGTCTAACACAATTAATCATTTCTTCTGTGACCTCCCCCCAGTACTCAAGCTAGCTTGTGGGGACACATTTGTGAATGAGATAGCAGTCTACGTAGTTGCAGTGATATTTGTCATGGTTCCATTTCTGTTGATTGTTGTCTCCTATGGCAAAATTATCTCCAGCATTCTGAAATTGTCATCAGCCAAAGGGAGGGCTAAAGTCTTCTCCACCTGTTCTTCTCACCTGATAGTTGTCATCTTATTCTATGGAACGGCTACCATCACGTATTTACAACCGAAACCAAATCAATCTGAAGGAGTTGGGaaattgatttctcttttctacaCCGTTTTGATCCCAACTTTGAATCCCATTATATATACTCTGAGGAACAAAGACATCATGGTGGCACTGAGAAAATTACTAACGAAGATTTTAATATGA